TCTGTGGACCTCCAGTACATACTGATCaatttttttgcagtttcagtGGACAGTTAGAAATATATTTATGGAATTCAATATGAAAATGAACACCATAATCAGTGATATCACTGATACtcttcatatatatattcactGCATGTAATTTTTGTAAAGACACAACAGATTACCTCCTAGTAGAAGTGACAGGAAGAAAAGTGAGAAGTTTTGTTAGTACACAAGAAAAGTTGAGCCAATTTTAATAGCTCACCAAGCACCATGAGGAGGCATATGGAGGAGCATCAATGTTCCTCATAACTCCCATTGCTACACTTGGCATAGTACAGGTGCTTACTGCTGCTGGTATTCATTGACCCTTCAACTTACTAAACTAGCAAGCAGGGAAGAGATGGGTTTCCCTTGGTCTGCTGAACTGCCTCATTTAAGGGGCCAGTGAGTACCTGAGCTGacacaggaaaggagacagagaagctttgaaagaaagcagaggaatgAGGTCTCCGCCTTTTGGTGAGCATTTAGATAGACTTCACTGGCTGTTTAAAACACTCGGAAGGCAACTGAGACTCTTGATACTAAGATAAGTGtaaaagacattttgggattGTAGAAATAGATTCACTAGGTAAATACTTGCATCAACATAGCAGCAGGCAGAAAAGTGGTGTTTAAGCTGGCTTCATTAAGTTCCAGTGCAAACAGTTTAATTAAACTGGATTTTATCATACATGtagaaacagtaatttcagttATTTGCAAGATAGCAAATCCTCATTTACCCTCTCTTCATATTTACAAGCTTTTCTTTAGCTGTAATTTGCTataaaagtaactttaaaaaataattctgtgccAAAGCTTAGTTTTCTGAAAGAGGTGGTTCTTGTGTAAATGCTGTGAAATAAAGCATATCCTCAGCTTTGGCTCTATCCCTTGCAGTCACTGTCTGCAGAACAGTGGTTACTAGTAGTTTGAAGCAGCTGTATCAACCAGTTTGTCAGAGTCAAGATCTGTTCTCTTCTGCTAGTTGCTTGGTTCTCCTGTGCTGAGATACACTATGACTCTGGCCTCCAGCCAGTCTATATGCAAATCTTTGAATGTACCTTGCAAAACAGCAGATGTGGAttctggaaaaaatataataaaaataatattaaattgTATTTCAGTCCTATAAtgtgctgtaaaaaaaaattaagttataTGAGTATCCTCCTAGTACCTTCTTGGAGGCTAATGCTGGTATCTCCTTTTTTATGTATGGGGAAACTGAAGCATGGAAGGCTTAAACATCTGACCCCATATCAGCCAGCAAGTCAAGAATAGTGTGTCACTTGCCTTTCTAATATGTATTAACAGCTTTCTGATTATTTGGGGAAGTGAAGTGTGTAggtgaaaatacaaatattatttgttttaaaatgtgtctGCCCACAACTTTTAAAACTAATGTGCTTTTTATTCGTACATATCTAGATTTTATTAAGATAAAGCTAACAAATATTTAGTACTGCTTTCAGTTACTGAAACATATAGCACATAATTTTTAACACTATTCAGAGAATCCTTTTGTGATATATATCAGGGCAACTTCTCTATGTTATTGGAAATAGCTAATTGCTTCTCTATTCAATATCTGTAGGCAAAATCCTTGTCAACAGTGAAATGGGGATCAGTCGCTCAGCTGTGCTGGTGGCTGCTTACCTGATGATTTACCACCACATGACTGTTCTGGAGGCTCTGATGACTCTGAGAAAGAAGCGTGCCATTTACCCCAACGATGGCTTTCTGAAACAGCTAAGGGATCTCAATGAGCAGTTGTTGGAGGAGCGAGAGCTGGAGCATACTGGAAGTGAAGAAGTCACTCCTAGCCAAAGTCCTGTTGTCAATGCAGGGACTTCTTCCCAGCCGTCTGGAGCTGTGGACCCAGAAAGCATCATGGGAGCCAAAGCCCACTCAATCACAGTAGAAGAAGAGGACACCACCAGCCTGCTGGGTAGTTTGATGAGCTCTTCATCAGTGGAAAAAACTAGCTGGGTTTCCAAACACTCCACCCTCAtcagtgaggaggaagaggaacaTTTTTATGAGGaatggaagaagaaacaagGCCTGCCTACAAAGGAACCAGGAGTTAACCATGGTAGAAGAACATCACCAAAGCTTCTGGATCAGGAAGGGGAACAATCTGAAGAGGATGTGGAACAGAGGATCCATGACTGGCAGTGCAGAAATGAGAAATATCAAATTGAGGGTCCACCTAAAGAGGAGTATGGAGATGCCTGCATGGGAGGAAGACCTTACCCACCAGGTGAATTCCACAATGAGAGTGTGAGCAGTTTCGAGATCCGAACCCTAAGACAACAGCTGGAAGCCAGTAGCTTAagcaggatgaggaggagacGCACAGGCTCTGTGTCTTCAGAGAGCACCTGGGACATGTGGAACCAGAGGCTTCTGAAGATTGAGAAGGAAGCTGCTCGAAGGTATCATTCTAAGAATAAAAACTGTGGCGAGAGACAACCCCCAGaaacaggagaggagagggatgTGGATGAGGAGAGGGATGTGGATGAGGAGAGTGTGCTTTCAGACAGTAGCTCCTTTTACAATTTCTGccaaaagaagaaagacaaattGACTCCTCTGGAAAGGTGGAAGATCAAGAGGATTCAGTTTGGCTTTCACAAGAAGGACTTAGAACCATCACCATCTGGTGCACCATCTCCAGCAGAAGATGGCAGCCAGGCACGTGGGGAGGGGACAGAAGGAAAGAGTTTGACAGATATTAACCTGACTGCCTACCAAGCTTGGAAAATGAAGCTCCAGAAGAAGGTGGGCAGTGAAAGCAAGGAGGAATTTGTGGAATTTGCCAAAAGTGAGGATTCTGCATCAGCTAAAAAGAAGCAGAGGCGTGTAGAGCTCCTTGAACGTACAAAGAAGACTTTAGCAGAAAGCCAGTCCATGTGTAGTTGGGAGACAGACAGTACAATGAGTGGGAGTATCCCACTGTCAGCTTTCTGGGCCTCAGAACCTTCTGCAGGCGGTGCCGAGGATGCAGCTTCTGCACTGAGCATGCAGACGAATCATTCATCTTTATCACAGACCAGGAGCAATACAGGGGCAATGCAGCCTCAGATGCCAAGTATACCCCTTCCCAACCTCCCAGTCAGCCCAGGTGACACAGTATCCATGGCAAGCATTCAGAACTGGATCGCTAACGTGGTCAGTGAAACCATTGCTCAGAAGCAAAATGAGATCATGATGCTGTCCCGTCCATCATCTGCAATGGCCTCCATAATGTCAGGAGACCTTGGCAGGCATGTAGATGGTGACAAAGTTTATCCTCTTTGTGCTCGAAGTAGTTCATCTCTTGCTACCTCTCAGCTTCGCCAGCAGGACATGCACAAGGCTGAGTCTCAGTCTGTTCTGTCTTGCAATACCTCAGCAAATGCAAGGACAGAAGGGACTGATTCAAACATGAAGATAACACAGACAAGCAAGCCACTGTACAGCCTCTTTGCTGATGAGGTTGACTTAAAGAAAatcaggaggaaggagaaggagatgcAAATGGAAATGAGAGAGAAATTGACAGATTACCAAACTGAAAAGGTGATCAGAGACAATAAACGGAgcacttcatttaaaaaaaagacaaccaaaGGAGAGGACAAGGAAATAGAAGATGACAGAGAGACTGCAACAAACAGCCACAGGCGCCCCTTGCAAGCACATCTTGAAGGAACTGAGAGAATCTTTGATCTGTTCAGTCAACCTGCAAACACAGGTCAGAAGTCAGAGATAGAGACTGATATTACCAAGTGGCTCAGCGGCCTGAAAGCAGAAGGAGAACCATCATCATTTTATGATCAAAGCAAGAAGGCTAGAGAGAAATATAGCAGATCATCCACAGTTAGAGAGATGGATTCTGAAACATCCAGTTACAGAATCTCCAGATCCCAAAGAGAAGAGCTGGACAGCTCTTCTTCCTACGAGTCAAAAGGAGATTCACTGAGAACCATGTCAagattttcctctgcttctgcaaAAGAGGACAAGAATATGTATAAGTTCTCCAGGTCAACGGTCAGTGAGACAACAAGTTCCAGAGAAAATTGCCCAGAGCTGCATGTTTTCAGACAAACACTTGAACCATCCTTTGACTCTGAATCCCCTGAACCATCTACACAGAGTCGAGTTAGATATCATGTGGAGGCATGTGAAGAAGAAGCCAGGTCAGACATGTCAGAATTTGGAGCTAAGAGAAAGTTCAGGCAGAGCTTTTCAAAGTCtgaagagaatggaaagaagGAGGCAAAAGTGGAACAAAGTGAAGAAAGATTTGCATCTAGACAGTTCTCACAGTACAGGCGAACCATGCgtaaagaagaggaagaagagatggATGATGATGCCATTATTGCTGCTTGGAGAAGCCGACTAGAAGAAACTACAGCAAAGCTTCGGCGGCGAAGGGAAGAGTGACCAAGATGAGATTACAGAAACACAAGCAGAGCCACAGAGTCTCTGAATCACTCATCATTATATTTCTGATAATCTTTTGTGGGTTGTAGGGCATTTCCTGCAGATAGTTCTATTCTTAATCAAAAGCGATAAAGGTAAGGGGTCAAGTTTTGAAAGTGTTTGTGGTTTGTCAGAAAGAAGATGCTAGTGTGAAATGATCAATGT
This Lathamus discolor isolate bLatDis1 chromosome 4, bLatDis1.hap1, whole genome shotgun sequence DNA region includes the following protein-coding sequences:
- the STYXL2 gene encoding serine/threonine/tyrosine-interacting-like protein 2, whose protein sequence is MASSRDSDSEQVVPSEEDEGPDVKAVQAHYLRSPSPSRYSVMSDADTESIFMEPIHLSSAVAAKQIINEELKTKDANVDSASPRMLESARQLMVEDLYNRVKEKIDDTSLFNTPCVMDLQRALVKDRLETPRDAVDEVWPNVFIAEKSVAVNKSRLKRLGITHVLNAAHGTGVYTGPAFYNGLNIQYLGIEVDDFPDIDISKHFRPAAEFLDEALLTYRGKILVNSEMGISRSAVLVAAYLMIYHHMTVLEALMTLRKKRAIYPNDGFLKQLRDLNEQLLEERELEHTGSEEVTPSQSPVVNAGTSSQPSGAVDPESIMGAKAHSITVEEEDTTSLLGSLMSSSSVEKTSWVSKHSTLISEEEEEHFYEEWKKKQGLPTKEPGVNHGRRTSPKLLDQEGEQSEEDVEQRIHDWQCRNEKYQIEGPPKEEYGDACMGGRPYPPGEFHNESVSSFEIRTLRQQLEASSLSRMRRRRTGSVSSESTWDMWNQRLLKIEKEAARRYHSKNKNCGERQPPETGEERDVDEERDVDEESVLSDSSSFYNFCQKKKDKLTPLERWKIKRIQFGFHKKDLEPSPSGAPSPAEDGSQARGEGTEGKSLTDINLTAYQAWKMKLQKKVGSESKEEFVEFAKSEDSASAKKKQRRVELLERTKKTLAESQSMCSWETDSTMSGSIPLSAFWASEPSAGGAEDAASALSMQTNHSSLSQTRSNTGAMQPQMPSIPLPNLPVSPGDTVSMASIQNWIANVVSETIAQKQNEIMMLSRPSSAMASIMSGDLGRHVDGDKVYPLCARSSSSLATSQLRQQDMHKAESQSVLSCNTSANARTEGTDSNMKITQTSKPLYSLFADEVDLKKIRRKEKEMQMEMREKLTDYQTEKVIRDNKRSTSFKKKTTKGEDKEIEDDRETATNSHRRPLQAHLEGTERIFDLFSQPANTGQKSEIETDITKWLSGLKAEGEPSSFYDQSKKAREKYSRSSTVREMDSETSSYRISRSQREELDSSSSYESKGDSLRTMSRFSSASAKEDKNMYKFSRSTVSETTSSRENCPELHVFRQTLEPSFDSESPEPSTQSRVRYHVEACEEEARSDMSEFGAKRKFRQSFSKSEENGKKEAKVEQSEERFASRQFSQYRRTMRKEEEEEMDDDAIIAAWRSRLEETTAKLRRRREE